A single region of the Dietzia lutea genome encodes:
- a CDS encoding amino acid ABC transporter permease, whose translation MSIPDTVRTVRDHPRAPMEIVARRYYGRWVAAALAIFVLAALAWGLCSAEAMQWDVVGQYLFAPLVLVGVLNTLLLTISAATVGVAIGTMVAVMRLSKNPVLWSASGLFQWFFRGTPILVQLLFWFNLSSLVQRVEIPFLGISGNMNDIMTPYLAALLGLGLNFGAYYSEVVRAGILSVDEGQEDAAAAYGLTRLQTLRIIILPQAMRVIIPPTGNELIGLLKYTSLASIVAFGELTRSVNDVYSVTYQVIPLLVVASIWYLIITSVLNVGQYFLERRFSRGTTRLSQSSRLSRLMKKLRSKGS comes from the coding sequence ATGAGCATCCCCGACACTGTAAGGACAGTAAGGGATCATCCGCGCGCCCCGATGGAGATCGTGGCTAGGCGCTACTACGGGCGCTGGGTGGCGGCCGCTCTCGCGATATTCGTACTTGCCGCTCTGGCCTGGGGGCTTTGTTCTGCCGAGGCGATGCAGTGGGATGTCGTAGGTCAGTATCTCTTTGCCCCACTCGTCCTTGTAGGCGTCCTTAACACCCTTCTGTTGACGATCTCTGCGGCTACCGTCGGAGTGGCGATCGGAACGATGGTGGCGGTAATGCGGCTGTCCAAAAACCCGGTGCTGTGGAGCGCATCGGGACTGTTTCAATGGTTCTTCCGGGGTACGCCCATCCTCGTTCAGCTTCTTTTCTGGTTCAACTTGTCATCGTTAGTCCAGCGCGTGGAGATTCCTTTCCTCGGAATCAGCGGCAATATGAACGACATCATGACTCCGTACCTTGCGGCGCTGCTCGGTCTCGGACTGAATTTCGGCGCCTACTACTCTGAGGTTGTTCGAGCCGGCATCCTCTCGGTTGACGAGGGACAGGAAGATGCGGCGGCTGCATATGGATTAACGCGCTTGCAGACACTGAGGATCATTATTTTGCCGCAGGCAATGCGTGTGATCATTCCGCCCACGGGAAACGAGTTGATCGGACTTCTTAAGTACACCTCACTAGCGAGCATTGTCGCATTCGGGGAACTAACTCGTAGTGTGAACGACGTCTACAGTGTGACCTATCAGGTCATTCCCTTGCTTGTGGTCGCATCTATCTGGTATCTCATCATCACCAGCGTACTGAACGTGGGTCAGTACTTCTTGGAGCGGCGATTCTCAAGGGGTACGACACGTCTCTCTCAGTCGAGCAGGCTGAGCCGTCTGATGAAAAAACTACGTTCGAAGGGGTCGTGA
- a CDS encoding transporter substrate-binding domain-containing protein, giving the protein MPEDILDSRVIEVGADFGYPPYSYNQNGELVGSEVDLVKAVADELGIDAQFTQLAYETMIPSVANGRMHMLLGPFQSLPERYEQVTMIEIFRMQMQAVVKKGNPSEFNADDPCGAMAGEGAGSINMWTVEDLSEQCVAAGEPAIEILPLAENANAYQSVLSERTDFTMQQTPAALHMVETSDDFELNGDPIPAPAGDLQGWIVQKGNDKLVESLIWAVEQLIESGEWREIMERHGLWGSALPGPLVNTEAPR; this is encoded by the coding sequence TTGCCCGAGGACATCCTTGACTCCCGAGTGATTGAGGTCGGTGCTGACTTCGGTTACCCGCCTTACAGCTACAATCAGAATGGGGAACTCGTCGGCAGCGAAGTTGACCTGGTTAAGGCGGTCGCTGATGAGCTCGGAATCGACGCCCAGTTTACCCAGCTCGCTTATGAAACGATGATCCCGTCTGTTGCAAACGGTCGAATGCACATGCTCCTTGGGCCCTTCCAGAGTTTGCCTGAGCGGTATGAGCAGGTCACCATGATCGAAATTTTCCGTATGCAGATGCAAGCCGTCGTCAAGAAAGGGAACCCCTCCGAGTTCAATGCGGACGATCCCTGCGGCGCAATGGCTGGCGAGGGTGCGGGGAGCATCAACATGTGGACGGTCGAGGACCTTTCCGAGCAGTGCGTTGCAGCTGGCGAGCCCGCGATCGAGATTCTGCCGCTGGCAGAGAATGCCAATGCTTACCAATCAGTTCTCAGCGAGCGCACCGACTTCACGATGCAGCAGACACCGGCAGCGTTGCACATGGTGGAGACGTCGGATGACTTCGAGCTCAACGGTGACCCGATCCCGGCTCCGGCGGGTGACCTTCAGGGTTGGATTGTGCAAAAGGGCAATGACAAGCTCGTGGAATCTCTGATCTGGGCGGTGGAGCAGTTAATCGAGTCCGGCGAGTGGCGGGAGATCATGGAAAGGCACGGACTGTGGGGTTCTGCGCTACCCGGTCCACTCGTGAACACCGAGGCGCCCCGGTAA
- a CDS encoding amino acid ABC transporter ATP-binding protein — translation MVKAVGVRKAYGGLPVLSGFDLEVGAGEVCTILGPSGSGKSTFLRCVNHLDPIDDGKLIVDGQILGYRERRGKLYELRETQLRRQRRHIGMVFQHFNLFPHMTAAENVSLAPRIVHGRGRAETQIDALSLLDRVGLRSKAEKYPRQLSGGEQQRVAIARALAISPKLMLFDEPTSALDPELVGEVLGVIREVATSGITLLIVTHEMKFAAEVSDKVVFMDGGIVIEQGPPSVLTNPREERTRAFLDRVL, via the coding sequence ATGGTTAAGGCAGTAGGCGTCAGAAAGGCGTACGGAGGCCTCCCGGTACTGTCGGGCTTTGATCTCGAAGTCGGGGCGGGCGAAGTCTGTACCATCCTCGGACCCAGCGGCTCTGGTAAGAGTACTTTCCTACGTTGTGTAAACCATCTTGACCCGATTGATGACGGCAAGTTAATCGTGGATGGGCAGATCCTCGGCTATCGTGAACGGCGGGGGAAACTGTACGAATTGCGAGAAACTCAATTAAGGCGACAGCGCCGCCACATCGGCATGGTGTTTCAGCATTTCAACTTGTTTCCGCATATGACGGCTGCCGAGAACGTGTCGCTTGCGCCCAGGATCGTGCACGGGCGCGGTCGAGCCGAGACTCAAATCGATGCACTATCGCTGCTGGACCGGGTAGGCCTGCGTAGCAAAGCCGAGAAGTATCCCCGGCAGCTGTCTGGGGGCGAACAGCAACGGGTCGCGATCGCGCGCGCTTTGGCGATCTCGCCGAAGCTGATGCTGTTCGATGAACCCACTAGCGCGCTCGATCCGGAGCTCGTTGGTGAGGTGTTAGGCGTCATTCGCGAAGTTGCGACGTCGGGAATCACGCTACTCATCGTCACTCACGAGATGAAGTTCGCGGCTGAAGTGTCCGACAAGGTTGTATTTATGGACGGTGGGATTGTTATCGAACAAGGTCCCCCTAGTGTCCTGACTAATCCGCGAGAGGAACGTACGAGGGCATTTCTAGACCGAGTTCTGTAG